Proteins from a genomic interval of Daphnia pulex isolate KAP4 chromosome 4, ASM2113471v1:
- the LOC124193127 gene encoding biorientation of chromosomes in cell division protein 1-like 1 has protein sequence MEIPPSFHQLPADPKFVDQIVNQIKSQGTFDQWRRECLADVDTKPAYQNLTFRVDSAVAAFLGKQRWRPDMAKNQVRENLRKHILELGLIDKGVDRIVQQVVQPKVLPVFHPAVENAIYNFLGIQNPRAGKSNQTPDTSVNISSPRKTFRPMPVSIPSRDKEDCTPPPGEEFDLEAITPSPESRCQSSLKKDLAEDMSDVSMEDSRPAPEAGLERICSPISPQSSRDSVKVEDAEEPIRNRVGSALSAISSGDDLPSESPAVPSPITSEEFHDNNNPPEDQPQNSPSSSDDNDEDMEDDDEDDFSSPEFEKIEINAPTSRSVTPIPGEEEPEEKHGNGSTIDDHYSWRPKTDGRDPDRKPDEDPGDLNSKKAGESSNQPTSFRSQPSESGSKPTGEVAISDSGKPTTIAASTTPTESFETEKNTQEAGIEASASSSSKERSRSKSESRKSDRREKSSKDRDRDRDRDRQRDRDREKRREREKREESDRRNKSHHSKSGHKDRDERRRSSSHRDKDRDRHREKERDRNRSKSNHESDRYRSSSHKDRDRKSSDRAADKSLRESSISPLPGLHPKAYLWKRPEEKPTALWDYLARFPEEVFDEMCDTNAGLSDVSVSSVSSYEDSDCESILLYLSEVEVDSEVEKAVVHSGGRVVYRDDEDIEEAKNGAESDLIPASEEFTPSESCLRDQQLNINNNKRVRKLNTRYSDSYVGSELRKIITTQNSADHPQRSPRLNNNTKSLPKENQENCIQVPSSEVIQEGEEVVDYQPPDAKRLKAEQPLPSSPESVQSDLTHPAHVLPSSPPPADVQSAAEEDAGKDIISPNGRRRSTALKQPQQRYDDADLYKPRPVITPSSRRSRRHDDS, from the exons atggaGATCCCTCCATCTTTTCATCAACTTCCAGCTGACCCTAAATTCGTCGATCAAATCGTTAACCAGATTAAGTCACAAGGTACTTTTGATCAGTGGAGGCGAGAATGTTTAGCTGATGTGGATACCAAGCCAGCCTACCAAAACCTGACCTTTCGAGTTGACAGTGCTGTTGCAGCGTTTTTAGGCAAACAACGATGGAGGCCAGATATGGCAAAAAACCAAGTCAGGGAGAATTTGAGAAAGCACATCTTGGAACTGGGATTAATTGACAAAGGAGTGGACAGAATTGTCCAACAAGTGGTTCAGCCTAAGGTGCTCCCTGTATTCCACCCAGCAGTTGAAAATGCTATTTACAATTTCCTTGGCATACAAAACCCTCGTGCTGGAAAGAGTAATCAGACTCCTGACACCAGTGTAAACATAAGTTCCCCCAGAAAAACCTTCCGTCCAATGCCTGTTTCAATCCCAAGTAGAGATAAGGAAGACTGCACACCTCCACCTGGAGAGGAATTTGATCTCGAAGCTATAACACCATCACCCGAATCGAGATGTCAGTCCAGCTTGAAGAAAGATCTTGCCGAAGATATGAGTGACGTCAGCATGGAAGACAGCCGACCAGCCCCCGAGGCTGGCCTAGAACGTATTTGTAGCCCTATATCGCCACAGAGTAGCAGAGACAGTGTTAAAGTAGAAGATGCAGAGGAGCCTATTAGGAATCGAGTTGGCTCAGCACTCTCGGCTATAAGTTCTGGTGATGATCTTCCGTCTGAATCGCCTGCAGTACCTTCGCCAATTACTTCAGAAGAGTTCCACGACAATAATAATCCTCCAGAAGATCAACCGCAGAACTCTCCATCGAGCAGTGATGATAACGACGAAGACATGGAGGATGATGACGAAGACGATTTTTCTAGTCCCGAATTTGAGAAGATCGAAATCAACGCACCGACCAGCCGATCGGTGACACCTATTCCAGGCGAGGAAGAGCCCGAAGAAAAACATGGTAACGGTTCGACGATCGACGATCACTACTCCTGGCGGCCCAAAACAGATGGCCGCGATCCTGATCGGAAGCCGGATGAAGATCCCGGTGATTTAAATTCTAAGAAAGCAGGGGAGTCATCAAATCAGCCTACTTCCTTCAGAAGTCAGCCGTCGGAAAGTGGAAGCAAACCGACAGGAGAGGTGGCAATCTCTGATTCGGGGAAACCCACTACAATAGCGGCATCGACAACACCTACGGAATcttttgaaacagaaaaaaatactcaAGAGGCAGGAATCGAAGCTTCCGCTTCCTCCTCATCCAAAGAACGAAGTCGCTCGAAATCTGAATCACGCAAGTCGGATCGTAGAGAAAAATCAAGCAAAGATCGAGACAGGGATCGCGATCGGGATCGACAAAGAGATCGGGATCGAGAGAAGAGACGCGAACGTGAAAAACGTGAGGAATCTGACCGTCGAAACAAATCTCATCACTCTAAATCTGGACACAAAGATCGAGACGAAAGGAGGAGATCTTCGTCACACCGGGATAAAGATCGCGATAggcacagagaaaaagaacgtgATCGCAATCGCTCGAAATCAAATCACGAATCTGATCGATACCGATCGAGTTCGCACAAAGACAGAGACCGAAAATCAAGTGATCGAGCGGCGGATAAAAGCCTAAGAGAGTCGTCGATTTCTCCCCTGCCAGGGCTGCACCCCAAGGCCTACTTGTGGAAAAGGCCAGAAGAAAAACCCACAGCTCTGTGGGATTACTTGGCACGATTTCCCGAAGAAGTCTTTGACGAAATGTGCGATACAAATGCTGGGCTGTCTGACGTTTCCGTGTCGTCCGTGTCCTCCTACGAAGATTCGGATTGCGAATCCATTCTGCTCTACTTGTCGGAAGTGGAAGTCGATTCGGAGGTGGAAAAGGCTGTCGTTCATTCGGGTGGGCGTGTCGTCTATCGAGACGATGAAGACATTGAAGAAGCTAAAAATGGCGCCGAGTCAGATCTCATCCCGGCTTCGGAAGAGTTCACTCCATCCGAGTCGTGTTTAAGAGACCAGCAATTGAAcattaacaacaacaagcgaGTGCGGAAGCTCAACACGCGATATAGCGATAGCTACGTCGGTTCTGAATTGCGCAAGATCATAACGACGCAGAATTCGGCGGACCACCCCCAACGTAGCCCGCGACTCAACAACAATACGAAATCTTTGCCAAAGGAGAACCAAGAAAATTGCATTCAAGTCCCATCGTCGGAAGTAATTCAGGAGGGTGAAGAAGTTGTTGACTATCAGCCGCCCGACGCCAAACGACTCAAAGCTGAACAACCTCTGCCTTCAAGCCCGGAAAGCGTCCAGTCAGATTTGACACACCCTGCTCATGTTCTACCTTCCTCTCCACCTCCCGCCGACGTCCAATCCGCTGCGGAAGAAGACGCCGGCAAGGACATCATTTCACCCAATGGCCGCCGGAGATCCACGGC ATTGAAGCAACCACAACAACGTTATGACGATGCTGATTTATACAAACCACGTCCCGTCATCACACCTAGCAGCCGCCGTTCCCGTCGCCACGATGACTCCTGA
- the LOC124192530 gene encoding phospholipid phosphatase-related protein type 5-like, giving the protein MGVNTTLLPCRFSKFGEYISAKDLLIIAALLLVESCLFIGVVEYRKSLETNPVRIKCNDRTINQPMAPEAQTNWIPYLFAAGILLWCSMSIGHTIFAMKNQDYESQTGILNGVRKNVPMIRLVRWFGVLTIGLFLMVLITLPWSYYMGELAPNFISACKPAKLDLLCHCPYDRRSVDVVCTTPAELWFPSRSSFLPTSVTLQSYLMLTSLFFVIVHMSWSGAMRYMNSFSMLLCVLLTWGVGYSAVQRNEADWINTVFGFFIGMISSFFSVILNARWMNWDVEQKLPRNWNDVPPTTQNPLLSKNKGNGQELSTSWEYLPNPSPIH; this is encoded by the exons ATGGGAGTCAATACCACATTGCTGCCCTGTCG attttcaaaattcgggGAGTATATTAGCGCAAAAGACTTGCTAATCATTGCGGCACTCCTTCTCGTTGAATCTTGTCTGTTTATTGGCGTTGTGGAATACAGGAAATCGCTCGAAACCAATCCAGTCCGAATCAAATGCAACGATCGAACCATAAACCAACCGATGGCACCAGAAGCGCAAACCAACTGGATTCCGTACCTTTTCGCAGCAGGAATCCTCCTGTGGTGTTCCATGAGCATCGGACACACCATTTTCGCCATGAAAAATCAGGACTACGAATCGCAGACGGGAATTCTGAACGGGGTTAGAAAAAATGTCCCGATGATTCGTTTAGTCCGATGGTTTGGCGTGCTAACTATCGGACTATTTTTGATGGTGTTGATTACTTTACCTTGGAGTTACTACATGGGTGAATTGGCTCCCAATTTTATTAGCGCGTGCAAACCAGCCAAGCTTGACCTTCTATGCCACTGTCCCTACGATCGCCGTTCGGTTGACGTCGTCTGCACAACACCGGCGGAATTATGGTTCCCTTCGCGGTCGTCATTCCTGCCGACATCCGTCACTCTCCAATCGTACCTGATGTTGACGTCACTTTTTTTCGTAATAGTGCACATGAGCTGGTCGGGAGCGATGCGGTAcatgaattcattttcaatgttaCTCTGTGTACTCTTGACCTGGGGCGTAGGATACAGCGCAGTTCAACGCAATGAGGCCGATTGGATCAACACGGTTTTCGGATTTTTCATCggaatgatttcttctttcttctccgtAATTTTGAATGCCCGTTGGATGAATTGGGATGTGGAGCAGAAACTTCCGCGCAATTGGAACGACGTCCCTCCAACCACTCAGAATCCTCTGCTGtctaaaaataaaggaaacgGACAAGAACTTTCGACATCATGGGAATATCTACCGAATCCATCGCCCATCCATTAG
- the LOC124193129 gene encoding heart- and neural crest derivatives-expressed protein 2-like codes for MSLVSAYPSAYASNPVDINSSVTSSVAASNSSNNSFYSHPHHHQSSSAGDYSGGQHQNFFPSAGWTWNGNTNPSVADFQPPASLAQQHSPSLSCYSSSAPSPDYYVYQQSQQQQQQHHHHPYETTSAVSSVDYHPLHHPSTVAAPRVIRVVKRRNTANKKERRRTMSINNAFSELRDCIPNVPADTKLSKIKTLRLATSYISYLMAVLEAGPETDIPFRAELGRQSKSEKAAAQQQQQQQQLQLQHQQQHQQQQFSVNIHHKEQPKEEEPNLNGTLLCPSNGDKRSKGRTGWPHHVWALELKQ; via the exons ATGAGTTTAGTGAGCGCCTACCCGTCGGCCTATGCCAGCAACCCTGTCGATATCAACAGCTCCGTTACATCATCCGTCGCCGcttccaacagcagcaacaacagcttTTACAGTCATCCTCATCACCACCAAAGTTCATCGGCAGGTGACTACTCTGGCGGACAGCACCAGAATTTTTTCCCGTCAGCCGGCTGGACTTGGAACGGTAATACCAATCCGTCGGTCGCTGATTTCCAGCCGCCGGCTTCACTCGCCCAGCAGCACTCGCCTTCGCTGAGTTGCTACTCCTCGTCGGCTCCCAGTCCCGACTACTACGTCTACCAGCAGtcgcaacagcaacagcaacaacaccatcatcatccgtACGAAACGACTTCGGCAGTGTCGTCGGTCGACTATCATCCGCTGCACCATCCGTCGACGGTTGCAGCTCCGCGCGTCATCCGCGTGGTTAAGCGACGCAACACGGCCAACAAGAAAGAACGCCGGCGGACCATGTCGATCAACAACGCCTTCTCGGAACTGCGGGATTGCATTCCGAACGTGCCGGCCGACACCAAACTGTCCAAGATCAAAACCCTTCGTTTGGCTACATCTTACATTTCGTATTTGATGGCCGTCCTGGAAGCCGGCCCTGAAACCGACATTCCTTTCCGCGCTGAGCTCGGGAGGCAGAGCAAAAGCGAAAAAGCGGCagctcaacaacagcagcaacaacagcaactacAGCTGcaacatcaacagcaacaccagcagcaacaatttAGTGTCAACATCCATCACAAAGAACAG CCGAAGGAGGAGGAGCCTAATTTGAACGGCACGTTGCTCTGCCCGTCGAATGGAGACAAGCGAAGCAAAGGACGAACGGGATGGCCGCACCACGTCTGGGCCCTTGAgctgaaacaataa
- the LOC124193130 gene encoding NADH dehydrogenase [ubiquinone] 1 alpha subcomplex subunit 9, mitochondrial-like yields the protein MASLKICSQSSKQWASLSSIVFTPTASYSTEVNINSRMSAFRRGTGGRSSFNGVVATVFGANGHLGSVVCNKLGNTGTQLVLPYRGDFYDVAPLKMCGDLGQVYFTPYNLKDENSIRKALKHSNLVINVVGREWETRNFSFEDIYVKGPRTIARIAKECGVERMIHVSALNATEKPEPLMLKEGSKFLSAKWRGELAVREEFPEAVIFRPSDIYGSEDRFVTYYAAFWRRQGAGMPLWKKGEHTIKQPVCVGDVAQGILNAARNIDTNGQIYQAIGPKRYQLGELVDYFFRVMRKDKEWGYYRYDLRYAPLFWLKVNLTAKLPGWPIANLGWEKLERDHVTDCVDNSLPTLEDLGVTLTRIEERAPWLLKMYRAHNYYDEELGEFEKPAPPPIVA from the exons ATGGCCTCCCTAAAAATATGCTCGCAGAGCTCTAAACAAT GGGCGAGCTTGTCGTCGATTGTGTTCACACCCACGGCGTCGTACAGCACCGAAGTAAACATCAACTCTCGGATGTCGGCCTTTCGAAGAGGAACTGGAGGAAGATCTAGCTTTAACGGAGTTGTAGCTACTGTTTTTGGAGCTAATGGTCATCTAGGTTCTGTTGTCTGCAATAAGTTGGGTAACACAGGCACCCAGCTAGTGCTACCTTACAGAGGTGATTTCTACGATGTTGCACCACTGAAGATGTGTGGAGACTTGGGCCAGGTCTACTTTACACCTTACAACCTTAAGGATGAGAATAGTATCAGGAAAGCTTTGAAGCATTCCAATCTTGTCATCAATGTGGTTGGCAGGGAATGGGAGActcgaaatttttcatttgaggaCATCTATGTGAAAG GTCCAAGAACTATTGCACGCATTGCTAAGGAATGTGGGGTTGAAAGAATGATCCATGTCTCAGCTTTAAATGCAACTGAGAAACCTGAACCTCTTATGCTTAAAGAAGGTTCAAAGTTTTTGTCTGCTAAATGGAGAG GTGAACTAGCCGTTCGTGAGGAATTTCCCGAAGCAGTTATTTTCCGACCGTCGGATATCTATGGTTCAGAGGATCGATTCGTTACTTATTATGCTGCATTTTGGCGCCGTCAAGGTGCAGGTATGCCGCTGTGGAAAAAGGGAGAACATACCATCAAGCAACCCGTATGTGTTGGGGACGTAGCTCAGGGAATTTTGAATGCTGCCAGAAACATTGATACCAATGGGCAAATTTATCAAGCTATTGG GCCTAAGCGATACCAACTTGGAGAGCtagttgattattttttccgtgTTATGCGTAAGGATAAAGAATGGGGCTATTACCGTTACGATTTGCGTTATGCCCCTCTGTTCTGGTTAAAA GTCAATTTAACAGCAAAACTTCCAGGATGGCCTATCGCAAACCTTGGATGGGAAAAACTTGAACGA GATCACGTTACCGATTGTGTTGACAATTCCCTGCCGACACTGGAAGACTTAGGAGTTACTTTGACGCGAATTGAGGAGAGAGCCCCTTGGTTGTTGAAAATGTATCGTGCCCATAATTATTACGACGAGGAATTGggagaatttgaaaaacctgCCCCCCCTCCTATTGTTGCCTAA
- the LOC124193131 gene encoding ADP-ribosylation factor-like protein 1 gives MGGLLSYFRSLIGSREMRILILGLDGAGKTTILYRLQVGEVVTTIPTIGFNVEQVTYKNLKFQVWDLGGQTSIRPYWRCYYSNTDAIIYVVDSVDKDRIGISKQELVSMLEEEELKGAILAVLANKQDMEGAMSVAEVHQALGLDLLRNRTFQIFKTSAIKGEGLDQAMDWLSNALQSRK, from the exons ATGG GTGGTCTTCTCAGTTATTTTCGTAGCTTAATCGGTAGCCGAGAAATGAGGATCTTGATTTTGGGACTTGATGGTGCGGGGAAAACTACTATTCTTTACAG GTTACAAGTCGGGGAAGTTGTGACCACCATTCCCACAATTGGTTTCAATGTTGAGCAGGTCACTtataaaaacttgaaatttcaAGTCTGGGATCTTGGAGGGCAAACAAGCATAAG ACCCTATTGGAGGTGTTACTATTCCAACACTGACGCCATTATTTATGTTGTTGACTCTGTTGATAAGGACAGAATAGGAATATCTAAACAAGAACTTGTTTCAATGCTAGAG GAAGAGGAACTGAAAGGAGCTATCCTAGCAGTCCTTGCAAATAAACAGGATATGGAAGGTGCCATGAGTGTAGCAGAAGTGCATCAAGCCTTAGGTTTAGACTTGCTCAGGAACAGAACTTTTCAGATATTCAAAACTTCTGCAATCAAAGGAGAAGGGTTGGACCAAGCAATGGATTGGCTATCCAATGCACTGCAGAGCCGTAAATAA